In Chrysoperla carnea chromosome 2, inChrCarn1.1, whole genome shotgun sequence, the following proteins share a genomic window:
- the LOC123292483 gene encoding uncharacterized protein LOC123292483 → MPKHKKKSSSRDSDRSRKRKSSHKHSDYDNLKKKFKLMEEELDKLRKNIDHTTNSDGDIECMEEEILVTNSSPLDLSNKNGAGISMTTSFSTNRPVLSDITQVLNVETPANLLTKPSELEIQDKGSTEILEHNALKLDVLEIIGEAPVVKQAVLNVSSHISTRWLNWLKVGMQKGAKDALLQKYPRSGDCCLEAPILNAEIKACLHDRALKKDNYFATTQNLVGSALSALSVVIEPLLTQNGEINSNKMLEHLWEASQLLIEIHRSQTVARRASIFTVLEKSVVTTLEKIETDSFLFGNNLTEKIKESKSVSKIGNELKTQPKKPVYKRSTPNNLNSPGPSAYRPTTQRGWKRKYLPSRLSGHSHRSKQLLASTPKQQYPNKQGNRK, encoded by the exons atgcCTAAACATAAGAAAAAGTCATCATCACGGGATAGTGATCGAAGCAGAAAAAGAAAATCGTCACATAAGCATAGTGATTAtgataatttgaagaaaaaatttaaactcatGGAGGAAGAATTAGATAAACTACGAAAAAATATAGATCACACAACTAATAGTGATGGTGATATTGAGTGTATGGAGGAAGAAATATTGGTCACAAATAGTTCACCTTTGGATCTTTCTAATAAAAACG GCGCTGGGATTTCCATGACTACCTCGTTTTCGACTAACCGTCCAGTGCTTTCGGACATTACGCAGGTGCTTAATGTCGAAACACCAGCTAATTTACTTACGAAACCAAGTGAATTAGAAATACAAGATAAAGGATCCACAGAAATTCTTGAACATAATGCACTCAAGTTGGACGTACTAGAAATTATTGGAGAAGCTCCAGTTGTTAAACAGGCTGTGTTAAATGTGTCGTCACACATATCAACAAGGTGGTTGAACTGGCTCAAAGTAGGCATGCAAAAAGGGGCTAAGGATGCCCTATTACAGAAATATCCGCGATCAGGGGATTGTTGTCTGGAAGCTCCAATTCTCAATGCTGAGATTAAGGCATGTTTACATGATCGAGCATTAaagaaagataattattttGCTACTACGCAAAATCTTGTTGGCTCGGCCCTATCAGCGTTAAGCGTGGTTATTGAACCATTACTTACACAAAACGgagaaattaattcaaataagatGCTGGAACATTTATGGGAGGCATCAcaacttttaatagaaattcACCGAAGTCAGACAGTGGCCAGAAGAGCATCTATCTTCACAGTCTTGGAAAAGTCCGTAGTGACTACGTTGGAGAAAATTGAAAcagattcttttttatttggtaaTAATCTTACTGAAAAAATCAAGGAATCAAAATCGGTTTCAAAAATTGGTAATGAGTTAAAAACTCAACCAAAGAAACCTGTGTATAAGAGATCTACACCCAATAATTTAAACTCGCCAGGCCCCTCAGCATATCGTCCGACAACTCAGAGGGGCTGGAAGAGGAAATACCTACCTTCAAGATTGTCGGGCCACAGTCATCGGTCGAAACAACTGCTTGCATCCACACCCAAACAGCAGTATCCGAACAAACAAGGGAATCGCAAATAA